The following DNA comes from Myxococcus fulvus.
ACGCGTCACGCCAGCTCGCGGAAATCCCTGAATAGACTTGCTCGCCCTGGGAAAAGCTCGACCTGAAGTCAACCCGCTCGCCGCAGCCCCCCCTCCAGCGCGCGGAAGCGCTCCAGCGTGCTGGCGGGAATCTCATCGAGCGCGGCCACGAGCGGCAGCGTGAAACGGTGGAAGCTCGCGTCGTACAGCGGCTGGCCCACGAACCGCGCGCCCATCTTCCTGGCGAACAGCGACGGCGCCCGGGGCATCCTCAATCCCGCCAACAACCCCTGCCCTGCCCGCTCGCGCTCCGCCGGCGTGTAGAACGGGCTCCTGGGGATCGCAGGCGACTCATGAGGCAACGTCGACCTCACCCGCCAACGCGGACTCACCCAGCCCCGGTGCTCCGCCACACACGCAATCAGCCGCGCGTCCTCATGTGAGTCCGTGTCCATGTTGGCCGCGGCAACCCAGTGCGTCACACCGCGCCGCCGGCTCTCCGCGTAGATGCCCGCCTGAAGATGCGCCACCGCCTCCGTGTGCCGCCACTGCTCCAGCACGCAGAAGCGCGCCGTCTCCGCGAAGACCCGCCCGGGCCCCGCCAGGCTCGACAGGTCCAGCTTCTGCTCCATCTCCACCCCCAGCCGCCCTCCCGTCGCCAGCGCAACCTCCGGATTCGTCAACAACATCCGCAGGGTCGCCACCGGCGTCCGGTCCGCGTAGACCACCAGGTGCACCGTCGACTCGAGCGTGTCGAAGCAGCTCACCTCGCGCCGCGTCGGTGATGGCTTGCCGCCCAGCAAGCGCAGCTCTCCTCCGAAAACAGCCCAGCGGATCCGCAGCGCATCATCCAACTCGCGCTGGGTGGTGGCGACTCGGCAGTGCATGGACATCATGGGTCCCTCCCTGAAACAGGCCGGCGACATACCGACCCCGTCCCCCTTTTT
Coding sequences within:
- a CDS encoding GNAT family N-acyltransferase codes for the protein MMSMHCRVATTQRELDDALRIRWAVFGGELRLLGGKPSPTRREVSCFDTLESTVHLVVYADRTPVATLRMLLTNPEVALATGGRLGVEMEQKLDLSSLAGPGRVFAETARFCVLEQWRHTEAVAHLQAGIYAESRRRGVTHWVAAANMDTDSHEDARLIACVAEHRGWVSPRWRVRSTLPHESPAIPRSPFYTPAERERAGQGLLAGLRMPRAPSLFARKMGARFVGQPLYDASFHRFTLPLVAALDEIPASTLERFRALEGGLRRAG